One uncultured Alphaproteobacteria bacterium genomic region harbors:
- a CDS encoding Major facilitator family transporter, producing the protein MTIPAHLFVPARPLTGQDAKTLALAALGGALEFYDFVIFVFFTAVLGKLFFPPDMPEWLGQLQTFGIFAAGYLFRPLGGIVMAHFGDTFGRKRMFTLSVALMAVPTLLIGLLPTYQSIGYGAPLLLLLMRIMQGIAIGGEVPGAWVFVSEHVPYRRVGLACALLETGLTAGILLGSLVATSINKSLSPEAVHDWGWRVPFLLGGGFGLVIVYLRRWLQETPVFEEIRALKQISRMPIRDVIRDYKPDVVVSVIAAWMLTACMVVIMLMTPTLLVKLHGVPLVAALQANTAATLGLCVSVVIAGMACDRWGAAWVAAVATPLLIAAIYALYIGVARDPALLLPLYGLAGFFAGVIGIVPIVMIRSFPAAVRFTGLSLCYNLAYAAVGGLTPVIIPALAQVTPLAPAHYVTLACVVGGAAILLQARRRR; encoded by the coding sequence ATGACCATTCCCGCGCACCTGTTCGTGCCCGCCCGCCCGCTCACCGGCCAGGACGCCAAGACCCTGGCGCTCGCGGCTCTCGGCGGGGCGCTCGAATTCTACGATTTCGTAATCTTCGTGTTCTTCACCGCGGTGCTGGGCAAGCTGTTCTTTCCGCCCGACATGCCGGAATGGCTGGGGCAGCTCCAGACCTTCGGCATCTTCGCCGCCGGTTATCTGTTCCGGCCGCTCGGCGGCATCGTCATGGCCCACTTCGGCGACACCTTCGGCCGCAAGCGGATGTTCACTCTTTCGGTGGCGTTGATGGCGGTGCCGACGCTGCTGATCGGTCTCCTGCCCACCTACCAGAGCATCGGCTACGGCGCGCCGCTGCTGCTTCTGCTGATGCGCATCATGCAGGGCATCGCGATCGGCGGCGAGGTGCCGGGCGCGTGGGTGTTCGTTTCCGAGCATGTCCCCTACCGCCGCGTCGGGCTCGCCTGCGCGCTGCTGGAAACCGGCCTGACCGCGGGCATCCTGCTCGGCTCGCTGGTGGCGACCTCGATCAACAAAAGCCTGAGCCCGGAAGCGGTTCACGACTGGGGTTGGCGCGTGCCGTTCCTGCTCGGCGGCGGTTTCGGCCTCGTGATCGTCTACCTCCGCCGCTGGTTGCAGGAAACTCCGGTGTTCGAGGAGATCCGCGCGCTCAAGCAGATCAGCCGGATGCCGATCCGCGACGTGATCCGCGACTACAAGCCCGACGTGGTGGTCTCGGTGATCGCGGCGTGGATGCTCACCGCCTGCATGGTGGTGATCATGCTGATGACCCCGACCCTGCTGGTGAAGCTGCACGGGGTGCCGCTGGTGGCGGCGCTGCAGGCCAACACCGCCGCCACCCTCGGCCTGTGCGTGTCGGTGGTGATCGCCGGAATGGCGTGCGATCGCTGGGGCGCGGCGTGGGTCGCCGCGGTGGCGACGCCGCTGCTGATCGCCGCGATCTATGCGCTCTACATCGGCGTGGCGCGCGATCCGGCGCTGCTGCTGCCGCTCTACGGCCTCGCCGGGTTCTTCGCCGGGGTGATCGGCATCGTGCCGATCGTGATGATCCGCTCGTTCCCGGCAGCGGTGCGGTTCACCGGCCTGTCGCTCTGCTACAACCTCGCCTATGCGGCGGTGGGAGGACTGACGCCGGTGATCATCCCCGCCCTCGCCCAGGTGACGCCGCTCGCTCCGGCGCACTACGTCACCCTCGCTTGCGTCGTCGGCGGCGCCGCCATCCTCCTCCAGGCACGGCGGCGGCGCTAA
- a CDS encoding conserved hypothetical protein (Evidence 4 : Homologs of previously reported genes of unknown function) yields MRGDAWTEIDDETLITVLRAEIRRATGCTEVAAAALVAAHAVHTLGRPAEHLQLSVSPNVYKNGVHVAVPGTPFRGLAHAAAIGAALGDPAAGLEILDAADAAIVEAARLAVAAGAVRVGFAAEAEPLLLRAAAQAGNDVAVAVIAGAHDRLVEIRRNDELIYKALPAQDHDDTGLPDLRTVPMARMLAAVDRIPVADLEFLMDAARLNADAARAGRTAEGPLGRALDARAAAAPSPRAAAQSWTGAASEARMGGLPVAVAAITGSGNHGIANFLGVWGYARAIGAPRDRTVRALAIASLVTVAIKAHTGKLTAFCGCAIAPATGLAAAAAYLMGGDAAAQTAAMQTVIGTFAGMLCDGAKASCAFKVAAVVGAAIDIAELAVSGAHVAAGDGIVGATVDESFANLGRLNDPGMRGTERAVLEIIAAGAA; encoded by the coding sequence ATGCGTGGCGATGCTTGGACCGAGATCGACGATGAGACCCTGATCACGGTGCTCCGGGCGGAAATCCGGCGCGCCACCGGTTGCACCGAAGTCGCCGCGGCAGCGCTCGTCGCCGCTCACGCCGTCCACACCCTCGGCCGCCCCGCCGAACACCTCCAGCTCTCGGTCAGCCCCAACGTCTACAAGAACGGCGTTCACGTGGCGGTACCGGGCACGCCGTTCCGCGGCCTCGCCCACGCCGCCGCGATCGGCGCGGCGCTCGGCGACCCCGCCGCCGGACTTGAAATCCTCGATGCCGCCGACGCCGCGATCGTCGAGGCTGCGAGGCTTGCGGTCGCGGCGGGCGCGGTGCGGGTCGGCTTCGCCGCCGAGGCGGAACCGTTGTTGCTGCGCGCCGCGGCGCAGGCCGGCAACGACGTGGCGGTGGCGGTGATCGCGGGCGCGCACGACCGCCTCGTCGAGATCCGGCGCAACGACGAACTGATCTACAAGGCCCTGCCTGCCCAGGACCACGACGACACCGGCCTGCCCGATCTCCGCACCGTGCCGATGGCGCGGATGCTCGCCGCCGTCGACCGCATCCCGGTCGCCGATCTGGAGTTCCTGATGGACGCGGCGCGCCTCAACGCCGACGCCGCGCGCGCCGGACGCACCGCCGAAGGACCGCTCGGGCGCGCCCTCGATGCCCGCGCCGCCGCCGCGCCCTCGCCACGCGCCGCGGCACAATCGTGGACCGGCGCGGCGAGCGAAGCGCGGATGGGCGGCCTGCCGGTCGCGGTAGCGGCGATCACCGGCAGCGGCAATCACGGCATCGCCAACTTCCTCGGCGTCTGGGGCTATGCCCGGGCGATCGGCGCCCCCCGCGACCGCACCGTGCGCGCGCTCGCGATCGCCTCGCTCGTCACCGTCGCGATCAAGGCCCACACCGGTAAGCTCACCGCGTTCTGCGGCTGCGCGATCGCGCCCGCCACCGGCCTCGCCGCCGCCGCCGCCTATCTCATGGGAGGCGACGCCGCGGCGCAGACCGCCGCGATGCAGACGGTGATCGGCACCTTCGCCGGAATGCTCTGCGACGGCGCAAAGGCATCCTGCGCCTTCAAGGTCGCGGCGGTGGTCGGCGCGGCGATCGACATCGCCGAGCTTGCGGTCTCGGGCGCCCACGTCGCCGCGGGCGACGGCATCGTCGGCGCCACCGTCGACGAGAGCTTCGCCAACCTCGGGCGGCTCAACGACCCCGGGATGCGCGGCACCGAGCGCGCGGTGCTCGAAATCATTGCCGCCGGCGCGGCTTGA